A genomic region of Colletes latitarsis isolate SP2378_abdomen chromosome 7, iyColLati1, whole genome shotgun sequence contains the following coding sequences:
- the LOC143344027 gene encoding putative ATP-dependent RNA helicase DDX17, translating to MGRYRSRSRDRDRRRRSRSRSRSRSPRERRSWGGSGGRDRGGGRNSRGQPGANLRKPRWDLSRLEPFKKDFYVPHEAVQNRDPRIVEQYRSEKEITLKGKNIPNPVFTFEETGFPDYVLKEIKRQGFTEPTSIQAQGWPIALSGRDMVGIASTGSGKTLSYILPAIVHINSQPKLGRKDGPIALVLAPTRELAQQIQQVADDFGHSSGIRNTCLYGGAPKGAQARDLDGGVEIVIATPGRLLDFLESGRTNLKRCTYLVLDEADRMLDMGFEPQIRKIIEQIRPDRQTLMWSATWPKEVKNLAEDFLKDYAQINVGSLQLAANHNILQIIDVCQDYEKENKLSTLLKEIMAESENKTIVFIETKRRVDEITRKMKRDGWPAVCIHGDKTQQERDWVLQDFRSGKAPILVATDVAARGLDVEDVKFVINFDYPSCSEDYVHRIGRTGRRQKTGTAYTFFTPNNSNKANDLIQVLKEANQVINPKLLELADNKGGGYGRHRGGRNRWRPRGGRNGKDRSYSRSRSRSHSREHNGRGNRRSYSRSYSRSRSPVSNRTEVIGKSYWSSER from the exons ATGGGTCGCTACAGGAG tcGTAGTCGTGATAGAGATAGGAGACGTAGATCTCGCTCTAGATCTCGTAGCAGATCACCAAGAGAGAGAAGAAGTTGGGGAGGTAGCGGGGGTCGGGATCGAGGCGGTGGCAGGAATAGTCGTGGGCAACCTGGAGCAAATTTAAGAAAGCCTCGGTGGGATCTAAGTCGATTAGAGCCTTTTAAAAAAGACTTTTATGTACCGCATGAAGCAGTTCAAAATCGAGATCCACGTATAGTTGAACAGTATAGAAGTGAAAAAGAAATTACTCTGAAAGGAAAAAATATACCTAATCCTGTATTTACATTTGAAGAAACAGGGTTTCCTGACTATGTTCTTAAAGAAATTAA ACGACAAGGTTTTACAGAACCTACATCAATACAAGCACAAGGTTGGCCAATTGCTTTAAGTGGAAGAGATATGGTTGGAATTGCGTCAACCGGTTCTGGAAAAACATTGTCTTATATATTGCCTGCAATTGTTCACATTAATAGTCAACCTAAATTAGGTAGAAAAGATGGACCTATTGCATTAGTATTAGCTCCTACTCGAGAACTTGCACAACAAATTCAGCAAGTTGCTGATGATTTTGGTCATTCATCAGGCATCAGAAACACTTGCCTGTATGGTGGAGCACCAAAAGGTGCACAAGCCAGAGATTTAGATGGTGGTGTAGAGATAGTTATAGCTACACCTGGTAGATTATTAGATTTTCTTGAATCGGGCCGTACAAATTTAAAAAGGTGTACCTATTTGGTACTAGATGAAGCAGACAGAATGTTAGATATGGGGTTTGAACctcaaattagaaaaattattgagCAAATTAGGCCAGATAGGCAGACATTAATGTGGTCTGCCACATGGCCTAAAGAAGTAAAAAATTTAGCTGAAGATTTTTTAAAGGATTATGCTCAAATTAATGTTGGATCTTTACAATTAGCGGCAAATCATAATATATTACAAATCATCGATGTATGCCAAGATTATGAGAAAGAAAACAA ATTAAGTACACTCCTGAAAGAAATAATGGCAGAAAGTGAAAACAAAACaatagtatttatcgaaacaaaacGCAGAGTAGATGAAATAACTAGAAAAATGAAGAGAGATGGTTGGCCAGCTGTTTGTATACACGGTGACAAGACACAGCAAGAAAGGGATTGGGTTTTACAAG atTTTAGATCAGGAAAAGCGCCAATTCTTGTTGCAACAGATGTAGCTGCTCGTGGTCTTG ACGTTGAAGACGTCAAGTTTGTTATCAATTTTGACTATCCCTCCTGTTCGGAGGATTACGTTCATCGAATTGGTCGAACAGGTCGTCGGCAAAAAACTGGTACAGCATACACCTTTTTTACACCGAATAATTCTAATAAGGCtaatgacctaatccaggtattAAAAGAAGCGAATCAAGTTATAAACCCAAAATTACTGGAGCTTGCCGATAATAAAGGTGGCGGATATGGGAGGCACAGAG GCGGAAGAAATCGATGGCGACCCCGAGGTGGTCGCAACGGAAAGGATCGTAGTTACTCAAGAAGCAGAAGCCGAAGTCATAGTAGGGAACACAATGGTCGTGGGAACCGCAGAAGCTACAGTCGAAGTTATTCTCGAAGTCGTAGCCCTGTTAGCAATCGTACAG AAGTTATCGGTAAGAGTTATTGGAGCAGTGAAAGATGA